The window taacgatgcagttAAAcacaatctaaaacgttccggaaaaataaaagcgcgctcaaactatacaaaattgcaagatagcaaaacgaaaataaaaaccgccaatgaatagtgggtgccatgtcatataactcggaaaaatatttccaaaccaaataggatacatgaacagggttaaacagtgttatacacatacgtttgtaatttacgaaacaaaaggaagataattagatcaaaatacatttagggttttccaactatcgaggagctttacaaaaatatattaaaactaactcaactcatgcttcaaaacatcatagtccccaaaagtggttccctgtaaggaaaacaaaatttaatggagtgaacttacgcccagtgagatactttcactcaagcaaggaagttcaaTTATGCATGGAGTCGATCGATCCTAAATCATTgaagaagaaagcaaaataAAGTCACATATCAATAacaatggtaaaaggatacggacggctctcaagagcctcttTCCTCGCTCGCCATACTTGATcgtatctcattgaccctccgtcaatgtacaaAGTGTAACCAaatgtagactccactttacttccattccttccacccaacatacccctacagggcccgaactccaaataGTGGAAAAATtggcaatactcgagtataccggaatcgagagtctcatactgcaagattccatataaatagtccccatggcttgtcaattttctcgaccaaacccttgccggctcgatacAATTGacaaccaatggggttgagttcAGTGACaacagtaatggtcgttggatattcgtccaaacgacccCAGTTCAAGTATGTTCGTGTATCATTCAAGTAACACAGTAAACAATCATATAAGACATAAagggtgagagtgatcaagtacaacCTTACCTCAATCAATGTCAATAATGCAAATAAGCAGTCAAGTCATCGATTTCAAgtgtaacaaagccacatagtaacaatcaaatgagtagtatactcaccaagcaagcaaatgaaatttcatacacttccgcccaaagagcgtcttgaatcaccgtcttgccctaaaacatgcaaacaagtacaatgagactcgaatatgagtcataaaccaaatccacataccactagagtaaaatcatacggaacgtataagtgcaaaatcaaactaggacatgtgtggaaacgaagtttgagttggaaaacaaaaggcagatttgctgttgcttagcagaattaacacaactgaagctacccttatcggattgagatgtaatttacaccgtttcgaagctaagagaaagggatacaatgttgaagaaggccactcagtccagtttgcaatgtatctaggtcaaatttatcaaaacaaccccagattttccagttcgaagtttACTATGAAATGCAACTAgtagtcctgattcattcaatcatatctcagcacatacgactccaattcaagtgattccaaagccatctgaaagctaagataccaggctataaatgttaagaagacatcgacaaccaatcagtagtattcccagtgaaactaaccaattaccaaagctgattatcagtttcgaaCAGAaatagggcagcaggggtatttccgtcttttacaggctacgttactccgattgggttgaaattttgcaggcaactataaaatatcattctctacaactttcatgtttttacctaaggctaattcggcctctaactaggtccaacagtaccaggcagaacagggaaaaattgaaaccctaatctagaattttccgcacaaagtggaaattttccgcaattcgctacaatttacgcactatagcttcattctaaactatcccaagccatcatccatggccacacactatcaaacatataaaaacagaaaaaatcaagaataaatataaaattcaccaaactcaactaaaagtcatgaaataccacctaaaaccatctctttaactcatACAAGCCACAAATTTAAcattatcaagaacaaaagagaggttccttagctactcaccttgtaACTCAAGAGAAGAAGCAACtaagcaccactttcttccaaaccacttccaaCAATAACCTCACAaacactaaactaagggtttttatggagaaattggaaatttaaacggttgatttgctagattgagcaagaaatttgagagcttttcctttcttttcttccttatgAGGGCCGGCCACTATAAGCTtgaaatgaaaatgattttgggtcaatttttggtttaattggtaaagtagtgATTAGTGGTCAAAGGTAAGATTAAATCACCaaatgacacttgtcactctcattaaatgcaaagctatccttttgtctctcccacactaatccatttggaaacctctaattatctcttaacacctagtaaaataaacccggtatacaaacttaacctaactggccgaattttaccaaACTTGccgcactagcaggtcccacgtccggtatacgctcttaatttctcaaaaactaaccgatactagaaaaataatttaaaaactatatttactcataaaaattatctagaaaatttttctaataaagaaaatgcagaaaagcatgcacttaaatagaataaaacctagaaaatgagaaaagtttaaacggttgatttgctagattgagcaagattggagcaagaaatttgagggcttttcctttcttttcttccttgtgaGGGCGGCCACTATAAGctggaaatgaagatgattttgggtcaatttttggttaattagtaaagtagtgaatagtggtcaaaggtAAGATtaaatcaccaagtgacacttgtcactcttattaaatgcaaagctatccttttgtctctcccacactaatccatttgataacttctaattatctcttaacatctagtaaaataaacccggtataGAAACTTAACTTAACtagccgaattttaccgaactttccgcactagtgggtcccacgtcaggtatacgctcttaatttctcaaagactaaccgatactaaaaaaataatttaaaaactatatttactcataaaaattatctagaaaatttttctaataaagaaaatgcagaaaaacatgcacttaaatagaataaaacctagaaaatgagaaaatttacgggttctcacaccctctcccccttagAAGAATTTCGCCCTTGAAATTTCTCACATTGACTCAGgaaaagttcagggtatttcttttgcatttcttcttccaccttcCAGGTAGCCTCTTCGaccccatgatttctccacaatATCTTTACCAAAGGAATCTGCTTATTTCTCAGCTCTTTAACTTTTCGGTCAAGCAACTGtacaggtttctcttcataaGTGAGCGATTCATCTATGTCGATTTCCTTCGGTTGTAAGATATGAGAcgggtcgggatagtacttcttaagcatcgagacgtggaagacgttaTGAATTCTAGAGAGACTCGGCAGCAGTTCTAGCCGATACGCTACTGTACCCACTCTCTGGagaatcttgtaaggtccgacgaacctcggttgcaatttctttcctctgCCCGCCGTGATGCTCCGTAACGGTGTAaccttgaggaaaacacggtcCCCAACTTCGAACTTCAAGTCTTTCCTTCGATTGtccgcatagctcttttgtcggctttgagccgTTTGGAGTCTTTGCAGTATCAATTTGACTTTTTTCCGTGCctcctccatccatggaatagccGTTAGGTCCAAGACTTTCCTCTCACcgacttcatcccagtaaatcggtgaccgACATTTCCTCCCGTACAGCGCTTCgtatggtgccatttgaatggacgaatggtagctattattgtacgcaaactccactaaggtcatgtgttgaccccaattacccccaaaatccagaatgcaggtCCTTCACATAACCttgagagtttgaattgttcgctcCAATTGCCCATCcatctgagggtgataggtggtgCTTAGGTTGAGTTTAGTTCCTAAAatctcttgaaacttctgccaaaacctagaTACGAAGCGGGG is drawn from Coffea arabica cultivar ET-39 chromosome 1c, Coffea Arabica ET-39 HiFi, whole genome shotgun sequence and contains these coding sequences:
- the LOC140004723 gene encoding uncharacterized protein, producing the protein MAPYEALYGRKCRSPIYWDEVGERKVLDLTAIPWMEEARKKVKLILQRLQTAQSRQKSYADNRRKDLKFEVGDRVFLKVTPLRSITAGRGKKLQPRFVGPYKILQRVGTVAYRLELLPSLSRIHNVFHVSMLKKYYPDPSHILQPKEIDIDESLTYEEKPVQLLDRKVKELRNKQIPLVKILWRNHGVEEATWKVEEEMQKKYPELFLSQCEKFQGRNSSKGERV